A single window of Kwoniella dejecticola CBS 10117 chromosome 8, complete sequence DNA harbors:
- a CDS encoding glutamate-tRNA ligase → MPSVVIPLVQTPPFALIALAVIQGIPVSWDTESGETGQASYGEIKGAEAVRQELEKGIDGKEIPLPPLPTLLAANSSFQEVSAVLDALDDYLSYRTYFAGAKFGFGDATIWGTIRGNNSAIGSIKKPGRPHLSRWFNHVETLPVPQNSLKTFQQARSEMDKGKKTKRLETVDVVLPNAVKGKVVVRFAPEPSGFLHIGHLKAAILNRFLADQYQGKFILRFDDTNPLKEEGEFEDAIKEDLDMIEIGFDKVVHTSDHFEKIQEITEQLIRQGDAFMDDTDGETVKEQRRAEIPSKNREASIEDNLARFKEMLKGSDEGKKWSLRAKIDYQHKNGTMRDPVVYRYVEGSHHITGTKYKAYPMYDLACPIIDHLDGVTHALRANEYYARHEQYQWFLEKLGFPKIEIFDFSRVDFVYTVLSKRKLKFLVEKGVVNGWDDPRFPTVRGIRSRGMTVQGLKNYILGQGASQAQLQLEWDGIWTVNKKVIDPVAPRYWAIAEDKAVPVIVVDYKDGEVAVEKPLHKKNPEIGNKKLFLSDMLLVEQEDAASFGDTEEITAMDWGNVFVSNKKTNLNGEVESLEFKLHLEGDFKKTSKKIHWLSAPSTQNALVPVTLIEYDYLITKKKLEENDNLEDIINPKTEYRVKALASAEVASLKKWDIIQFERKGYYICQGTKDAEGRMEFGFIPDGRLQTITLKATPAVEKPKVAGAPKGSWGKPGSTKPATSAAAATSSGDSASSDGTRILLSNGSTGFKIPVKSGMFESDKI, encoded by the exons ATGCCATCAGTCGTCATTCCCCTCGTCCAGACACCTCCTTTTGCTCTCATCGCGTTGGCGGTGATACAAGGTATTCCCGTCTCATGGGACACCGAATCAGGAGAGACGGGCCAAGCTTCTTATGGTGAGATCAAAGGTGCCGAAGCAGTCAGACAAGAATTGGAAAAGGGCATAGAtgggaaagag ataccccttcctcccttgccAACTCTCCTGGCAGCGAACAGCTCTTTCCAAGAGGTATCTGCTGTCTTAGATGCCTTGGATGATTATCTCTCTTACAG AACGTATTTCGCTGGAGCCAAATTCGGTTTTGGGGATGCTACTATCTGGGGAACgattcgag GAAACAACTCGGCCATTGGATCAATCAAGAAACCGGGAAGACCACACTTGTCAAGATGGTTTAACCACGTTGAGACTCTTCCTGTGCCCCAAAACTCGCTCAAGACTTTCCAACAGGCCAGATCAGAGATGgacaaagggaagaagactAAACGACTAGAGACGGTCGACGTCGTATTACCCAACGCTGTCAAGGGGAAGGTTGTTGTCAGATTCG CCCCGGAACCGTCGGGATTCCTTCATATCGGTCACCTTAAAGCTGCTATCCTCAACAGATTCTTAGCTGATCAATACCAAGGGAAATTCATCTTACGGTTCGACGATACCAACCCGCTCAAAGAAGAG GGAGAATTTGAAGATGCTATcaaggaagatctcgatATGATCGAAATTGGGTTCGATAAAGTAGTGCACACTTCGGACCACTTCGAGAAGATCCAAGAGATCACGGAACAACTGATCAGACAAGGCGATGCGTTCATGGATGACACGGATGGAGAGACT GTCAAAGAACAACGACGAGCTGAAATCCCGTCTAAAAACCGAGAGGCGTCTATCGAAGATAACCTTGCCAGATTCAAGGAGATGCTCAAGGGTTCAGATGAGGGCAAGAAATGGTCTTTGAGAGCTAAGATCGATTATCAACATAAGAACGGAACCATGAGAGATCCCGTCGTGTACAGATACGTTGAGGGTTCTCATCATATTACTGG AACCAAGTACAAGGCCTACCCTATGTATGATCTCGCTTGTCCCATCATCGACCATCTGGACGGAGTCACCCATGCTCTCAGGGCCAACGAGTACTACGCAAGACACGAGCAGTACCAATGGTTCTTGGAAAAGCTTGGTTTCCCTAAGATCGAAATCTTCGATTTTAG TCGAGTTGATTTCGTTTACACTGTCTTGTCTAAGCGAAAGCTCAAATTCCTCGTGGAGAAAGGCGTTGTCAATGGCTGGGATGACCCTAGATTCCCTACTGTACGAG GTatcagatcaagaggtatgACTGTCCAAGGATTGAAGAACTACATTTTGGGACAAGGTGCTTCGCAAGCTCAACTTCAGCTCGAATGGGATGGTATCTGGACTGTTAACAAGAAAGTCATCGATCCCGTCGCTCCTCGATATTGGGCTATCGCAGAAGACAAGGCCGTACCTGTCATCGTGGTTGATTACAAGGACGGCGAAGTCGCGGTCGAGAAACCTTTGCACAAGAAGAATCCCGAGATCGGTAATAAGAAGTTGTTCCTCTCTGACATGCTTCTTgtagagcaagaagatgCTGCTTCGTTCGGTGACActgaggag ATCACCGCTATGGACTGGGGAAATGTCTTTGTCTCAAACAAGAAGACCAATCTCAATGGCGAGGTAGAGTCGCTAGAATTCAAATTACACCTTGAAGGAGATTTCAAGAAGACTTCCAAGAAGATCCACTGGCTCTCCGCTCCGTCGACTCAGAACGCTCTTGTTCCAGTGACGCTGATCGAGTACGATTACCTGATTACCAAGAAAAAGTTGGAAGAGAACGATAACCTCGAAGATATCATCAACCCCAAGACAGAGTACAGGGTCAAAGCTCTCGCTTCTGCTGAAGTTGCCAGCTTGAAGAAATGGGATATAATACAATTCGAGAGGAAGGGGTATTATATTTGCCAAGGAACCAAAGATGCGGAAGGCAGAATGGAATTTGGATTCATACCTGA TGGACGACTTCAAACAATTACCCTCAAAGCTACCCCAGCGGTAGAAAAGCCTAAAGTCGCCGGAGCTCCAAAGGGATCATGGGGTAAACCGGGATCCACTAAACCCGCCACTTCAGCTGCCGCTGCTACCTCCTCTGGCGATAGCGCCAGCTCGGACGGTACGAGAATTTTGCTCTCCAATGGCTCGACAGGATTCAAGATTCCAGTCAAGAGCGGTATGTTCGAATCTGACAAGATCTAG